The Labrus mixtus unplaced genomic scaffold, fLabMix1.1 SCAFFOLD_274, whole genome shotgun sequence sequence agagagacagagagagagagagaggggggagagggagagagaaagagggggggagagggagagggagagagagagggagagagagagagagagggggggagagagagacagagagagagagagagggggggagagggagagggagagagaaagagggggggagagggagagggagaagagagagggagagagagagagagagggggggagagagagacagagagagagagggggggagagtccaaaatatcaaaacatgtcagaaaatcATCCAAGCTGGGAGCAGCTGATCGAGCGTCCTGACTCACTGCACGACTAATGATGCACGACTTCAGCCCCAATTCGTCCAGACTTCAAAATGAGGTTCCACTCAGATATCGGGTCTTTAACAGCCTGAGCCACACGGAGTGAACGCTCGACTTTAAACAGAAATCTGTATCAGTCCCAAAAATATTAAATCAGTTCGACTTGAATTTCATTTCCAgatattttacagaaaaaaagtaaaaacacaagaattcaaaataaattatttttatgtgATTACAACTCACaccacgtgtgtgtgtctgtgtgtgtgtgtgtgtgtgtgtgtctgtgtgtgtctgtgtgtgtctgtgtgtgtctgtgcgtgtctgtgcgtgtgtgtgtgtgtcaatatgtgtgtgtgtcagtgtgtgtgtgtttaatctaACCTGATCTTTAATGAGGTTTTTAATcaggcacagaaaaaaaaaaaagagaatgattCGGTCGAATGCACTGAAACAAAGAGCTGACCTACataaagcctgtgtgtgtgtgtgtgtgtgtgtgtgtgtgtgtgtgtgtgagagagagcttTAATACAGGAAGTGAGCTTCTCAtgaatattcaaaatgaaagcagaactttttattcttaggtggtaaaaaaaaatgagagcaGCTGACGAGCGACTAAAGTTTGATACTTCAGACtttagatttgtgtttttaaacaatacgatatttgttgttttaatgattcactgtgtaaaaaaagtacagaagtCATGTAATAAACCAAGAGCTGCGACGAGCGAAAGAGAAAGCGCGCTCTCTACATTTATTCAAAAACATTGGAGTTGGTGCTGAATGTATTCACGATGTGTTTGTATAACTGAGACAGCGTTCAGGAGTCACCTCAGACTTCTGCTTCTGTCTGTGTGGAACCAGAACATCCATTTAACTCTGAAGTTTAATCATCCGGGGTCGTGAAGGACCGGGTACAGACACACTCTCGTCCTCTTTAGCAGGTGTGCGTCCTTCACTTTACGTCCACCAGGGGGCATCAGATAtgaactcacagacacacatgttgACGTGTTCAGCCTCAAAGTCAAACATTATTATAAAGTTTATTAATCTTTAAGTCTGCACTCTTCTGAAGTTAGATTTAGTGGATGTGATGTCTTCTAGTGTTCATCTTTATAAAGGTGTTTACAGGTAGATGAATTATCTTTGTTCTTTGTTACAAGGTGATTGAATTATGTAGAAATAACATCGTTTGACGTCttgtgtgcagcactttgaaTCGTCTTGTTGCTGAAGATGAGTAGCTTTTATAACGCTCTGGTTCTCTTTGATGTAAACAATCCttcaacaaagaaacagattgtatcgttttaaaacacctGGTATCAAAAGGTAAAGAAGTATgagacattttgacaacctcatgGAGATCTGTTTTTATCATGACGACCTGCAGCGGACAATTTGTCTGACCTCACACAGTTCATTACAGCAGAGagatgagtcagtgtgtgtgtgtgtgtgtgtgtgtgtgtgtgtgtgtgtgtgtgtttcctaaaTAAACATGATAACAAACATCATCAGCTCCCTGCAGATCTTAACCTCCTGGAGAaacatcaaactttatttaataaCAGCATGCTCGGATGTTTGTCTAAGCCGTGTGGACTCTTGTTGCTCTGAtgctgaaaaacagacagagtgagacctcCTGTCTCACCTGCAGGATCACGCTGTCCGGTTGGCTGAAGTTGGGCGAGCTCGTCCGGGCGTTTCCGCTCCCCGGAGTTGAAGGCCACAGGCCCAGTAACTTCCTGCCACACGTCAGGacgctgcagacacacacacacacaaaacgctcttatcagtccacacacacacactccccgcTCAGTGAGGAGCGAGCAGCTGTTTTGGAGGAAATTACATCACAAAAGTATAAAGGTTACACGTTAACATGTTCTGGACTGCAGCAGTGACTTCCTGCGTCCTGCCGATGGTCATGTGACTCACTGTCTGAAGTTGAAGAGCGGCATTGTGACCCAACCTAACGCCTCGATGCTGCGCCGCTGCTTCCCCTTCTCCTCCGCTCCACCGGGGGGCGGCAGAGAGGTGGCGTACAGAGTCACCGTCAGCTGAGACTCTCTGGGCAGCTGGTTGATCTGCACGGGGAAACAcaccctgcacacacagacacagacacacacacacacacacacacacacacagacacagacacagacacacagacacagacacagacacagacacagacacagacacacacacacacagacacacagacacacagacacacacacacagacacagacacagacacagacacagacacagacacagacacagacacacagacacagacacagacacagacacacacacacacacacacagacacagacacacacacacacacacacagacacacacacacagacacagacacagacacagacacacagacacagacacagacacagacacacacagacacagacacagacacacacacacacagacacagacacagacacagacacagacacagacacagacacacacagacacagacacagacacacacacacacacacacacacacacagacacagacacagacacagacacagacacagacacacagacacagacacagacacagacacacacacacacacagacacagacacagacacacacacacacacacacacacacacacacagacacagacacacagacacacagacacacagacacacacacacagacacagacacagacacagacacacacacacacacacagacacacacagacacagacacagacacacagacacacacacacacagacacagacacacagacacagacagacacagacacagacagacacagacacagacacagacacacacacacacacacacacacacacacacacacacacacacacacacacacacacacacacacacacacacacacacacacacacacacacacacacacacacacaggtggatgGGTTAAGAGGAGCTGGAtggtttgatgatgtcatcaggtgaggggggtgggggtgggggggtacgTACCTCTGGTCCCACACCACCAGGTGGAACAGGTACTTGCTGACCGACTGTTTGCTGGTGTGCTGCGGCGCGCAGAGCTCCGCCCCACCATGAGTCAGAGAGCAGGACAGGAAGAAGCCCTCgtaactgaccaatcagagagcagaacagagaATATGTTAAAAGAGCTCGAGTCCTTCAACCTGCAGGTGGCGCTAGAGTCACAGTAACACGTCTGTCAAAGTGATATTTCACACTTTGTCACTTCAAAGATAAAACATGTGACGAGTTTAAACtgctgactttttatttttatctgctGACTTAAACTCGTGATCAACGACCACGGGCCGACCACAAACCAAGCGTGgaggaaaaaagaagctgtgaaAGTAAAAACTCCTTCTTCAGTATGTAAATGTACCGTGTTGAATTCcataactaaacacacacacacacacacacacacacacacacacacacacacacacacacacacacacacacacacacacacacacacacacacacacacacagatggtgTGGGATGCTGGAAGCCAGGTGCCATGGTTCCctcaaaggttaaaggtcatctCTGGTTCCCAGGCAGTCAGCCCTTTGTtccggcagagagagagagagagagagcgtgtgtgtgtgtgtgtgtgtgtgtgtgtgtgactggggGAGGGGCAGcatctctctctgagctgcttttgtgtcagtgtgtgagatCAGCTGAAtcatctgtctgtttgttcaCAGAGTCGCTGTAATACACGCTGCAGCCTGTAGGGGGCTGCTCGCCGCCTGCTCCTGTGACAGtaccggtgtgtgtgtgtgtgtgtgtgcgtggtcGTACCTGGCGGCCCAGGTGATGGGGATGCGGTGAGCGGCGTACACGCTGAAGGAGAGCACGTTGTTGACGAGGCCCGCCTCCTGAACGGGCGCCGTGCAGCTCTGACTCTGCGGCGTCGTGTGGAAGTTGGCGTTGAACGTGCTGCAGTACAGCTCCACCAGATCCAAGATGGCCGCCGTCAACTTCTCCACCACTTTCTCTGTGAAACGAGGAGtcaataaatgaatacatgaacGTGGAAATGTTTAGAAGaatatgtttgtctgtttatttatgaACACagtctgtataaaacatggacgtagtctcagtgatgtcatctttttgtttctgtgaaggcgttttgaagccaaacgatggcggtcgccatattggaaattctgACTGTACATAACATTCGATCAGTTTAGAATGGCAAAGAGGATTCATCTGCCTTTGCAGCCAGCCCCTAGTGGAGACGTGAGGAACtgcactttatttattcatacatttaaaaatattttataaaaaatgtgtttatacatataaacaaaaacgtttcttgttttattattttttgatgTAATCTGTGGTGGGACGTTTGACGTACCTCTGTTGTCTCTGACGGCGAGCACTGAAGCATCCTGGGAAAAAGAAGAACACATTAATTAAAACCTCATGAGGCAGAGCGTCTTTAAAAAACGGTTTATTTGTAACGTGTTGAGGACAGCGTCAGCGTCTTTCACCTTGAGCACTTTGGGCTGCAGACGACAGGGGCATGCTGGGAGCTGGCTGAGGGCGGACGTAACGTCAGGCGTCTCCACGGCAGCTAACGAGCTGCAGAGCGCCTTCACTGATTGGACGAGACGCTCCACGTGCAGCGACAGCTcgacctgcagagaaaaagaaaacagaagaggcACGCTGTCGGTCTGGTGTAgaaggaaaatgtgtgtgtgtgtgtgtgtgtgtgtgtgtgtgtgtgtgtgtctgtgtgtgtgtgtgtgtgtgtgtgtgtctctgtgtgtgtctgtgtgtgtctgtgtgtgtgtgtgtgtgtgtgtgtgtgtgtgtgtctgtgtgtgtgtgtgtgtctgtgtgtgtctgtgtgtgtgtgtgtgtgtgtgtgtctgtgtgtgtgtgtgtgtctgtgtgtgtctgtgtgtgtgtgtgtgtgtctgtgtgtgtctgtgtgtgtctgtgtgtgtgtgtgtctgtgtgtctgtgtctgtgtgtgtctgtgtgtgtgtgtgtctgtgtgtgtctgtgtgtgtgtgtgtgtgtgtgtgtgtctgtgtgtgtctgtgtgtgtgtgtgtgtctgtgtgtgtgtgtgtgtctgtgtgtctgtgtgtgtgtctgtgtgtgtctgtgtgtgtgtgtgtgtgtgtgtgtctgtgtgtgtgtctctgtgtgtgtgtctgtgtgtgtgtgtgtgtctgtgtgtgtgtgtgtgtctgtgtgtgtctgtgtgtgtgtgtgtgtgtctgtgtgtgtctgtgtgtgtgtgtgtgtctgtgtctgtgtgtgtctgtgtctgtgtgtgtgtgtgtgtctctgtgtctgtgtctgtgtgtgtgtctgtgtgtgtgtctgtgtgtgtctgtgtgtgtgtgtgtgtgtctgtgtgtgtgtctctgtgtctgtgtgtgtgtgtgtgtgtctgtgtgtgtgtgtgtgtctgtgtgtgtctgtgtgtgtgtgtgtgtgtctgtgtgtgtgtgtgtgtctgtgtctgtgtgtgtctgtgtgtctgtgtctgtgtgtgtgtgtgtgtctctgtgtctgtgtgtgtgtgtgtgtctgtgtgtgtgtgtgtgtctgtgtgtgtctgtgtgtctgtgtctgtgtgtctgtgtgtctgtgtgtgtgtctctgtgtctgtgtctgtgtgtgtgtgtgtgtgtctgtgtgtgtgtgtgtgtctgtgtgtgtctgtgtgtgtgtgtgtgtgtctgtgtgtgtctgtgtgtgtgtctgtgtctgtgtgtgtgtgtgtgtctgtgtgtgtgtgtgtgtgtgtgtctgtgtgtgtctgtgtgtgtgtgtgtgtgtgtgtctgtgtgtctctctgtgtgtgtctgtgtgtgtctgtgtgtgtgtgtgtgtgtgtgtctgtgtgtgtctgtgtgtgtgtgtgtgtgtgtctgtgtgtgtctgtgtgtgtctgtgtgtgtctgtgtgtgtgtgtgtctgtgtgtctgtgtgtgtgtgtgtgtgtctgtgtgtgtgtctctgtgtgtgtctctgtgtgtgtgtgtgtctctgtgtgtgtgtgtgtgtctgtgtgtgtctgtgtgtgtgtgtgtgtgtgtgtgtgtgtgtgtgtgtgtctgtgtgtgtctctctctgtgtgtgtgtgtgtgtgtgtgtgtctgtgtgtgtgtgtgtgtgtctgtgtgtctgtgtgtgtctgtgtctctctgtgtgtgtctctctgtgtgtgtgtgtgtgtgtgtgtgtctgtgtgtgtgtgtgtgtctctgtgtgtatgtgtctctgtgtgtgtctgtgtgtgtgtgtgtgtctgtgtgtgtgtgtctgtgtgtgtgtgtgtgtctctgtgtgtgtgtctgtgtgtgtgtgtgtgtgtgtgtctctgtgtgtgtgtctctgtgtgtgtgtgtgtgtgtgtctctgtgtgtgtgtgtctgtgtgtgtgtctctgtgtgtgtgtgtgtgtctctgtgtgtgtgtgtgtgtgtgtgtctgtgtgtgtgtctctgtgtgtgtgtgtgtgtgtctgtgtgtgtgtctctgtgtgtgtgtgtgtgtgtgtctgtgtgtgtgtctctgtgtgtgtgtgtgtgtgtctctgtgtgtgtgtctctgtgtgtgtgtgtgtgtgtctgtgtgtgtgtctctgtgtgtgtgtctgtgtgtgtgtctctgtgtgtgtgtctctgtgtgtgtgtgtgtgagtgtgtctgtgtgtgtgtgtgtctgtgtgtgtgtgtgtgtctgtgtgtgtgtctgtgtgtctctgtgtgtgtgtctgtgtgtctgtgtctgtgtgtctgtgtctctgtgtgtgtgtgtgtgtgtctgtgtgtgtgtgtgtgtgtgtgtgtctgtgtgtgtctgtgtgtgtgtgtgtgtctgtgtgtgtctgtgtgtgtgtgtgtgtgtctgtgtgtgtctgtgtgtgtgtctgtgtgtgtgtatgtgtgtctgtgtgtgtctgtgtgtgtgtgtgtgtgtgtctgtgtgtgtctgtgtgtgtctgtgtgtctgtgtctgtgtgtgtctgtgtgtgtgtgtgtctgtgtgtgtctgtgtgtgtgtgtgtgtctgtgtgtgtctgtgtgtgtgtgtgtgtctgtgtgtgtgtgtgtgtctgtgtgtctgtgtgtgtgtctgtgtgtgtctgtgtgtgtgtgtgtgtgtgtgtgtctgtgtgtgtgtctctgtgtgtgtgtctgtgtgtgtgtgtctgtgtgtgtgtgtgtgtctgtgtgtgtctgtgtgtgtgtgtgtgtgtctgtgtctgtgtgtgtctgtgtgtctgtgtctgtgtgtgtgtgtgtgtctgtgtgtgtgtgtgtgtgtgtgtctgtgtgtgtgtgtctgtgtgtgtctctgtgtgtgtgtgtgtctgtgtctgtgtgtctgtgtctgtgtgtgtgtgtgtgtctgtgtgtgtgtgtctctgtgtctgtgtctgtgtgtgtgtgtgtgtctgtgtgtgtgtgtgtgtctgtgtgtgtctgtgtgtgtgtgtgtgtgtctgtgtgtgtgtctctgtgtctgtgtgtgtgtgtgtgtctgtgtgtgtgtgtgtgtgtgtgtgtgtctgtgtgtgtctgtgtgtgtgtgtgtgtgtctgtgtgtgtctgtgtgtgtgtgtgtgtctgtgtctgtgtgtgtctgtgtgtctgtgtctgtgtgtgtgtgtgtgtctctgtgtctgtgtctgtgtgtgtgtgtgtgtctgtgtgtgtgtgtgtgtgtctgtgtgtgtctgtgtctgtgtctgtgtgtgtgtctctgtgtctgtgtgtgtgtgtgtgtctgtgtgtgtgtgtgtgtctgtgtgtgtctgtgtgtgtgtgtgtgtgtctgtgtgtgtctgtgtgtgtgtgtgtgtctgtgtctgtgtgtgtgtgtgtgtctgtgtgtgtgtgtgtgtgtgtgtgtctgtgtgtgtctgtgtgtgtgtgtgtgtgtgtgtgtgtgtgtctgtgtgtctctctgtgtgtgtctgtgtgtgtctgtgtgtgtgtgtgtgtgtgtgtgtgtctgtgtgtgtctgtgtgtgtgtgtgtgtgtgtctgtgtgtgtctgtgtgtgtctgtgtgtgtctgtgtgtgtgtgtgtctgtgtgtctgtgtgtgtgtgtgtgtgtgtctgtgtgtgtgtctctgtgtgtgtctctgtgtgtgtgtgtgtctctgtgtgtgtgtgtgtgtctgtgtgtgtctgtgtgtgtgtgtgtgtgtgtgtgtgtgtgtgtgtgtgtgtctgtgtgtgtctctctctgtgtgtgtgtgtgtgtgtgtctgtgtgtgtgtgtctgtgtgtctgtgtgtgtctgtgtctctctgtgtgtgtctctctgtgtgtgtgtgtgtgtctgtgtgtgtgtgtgtgtctctgtgtgtatgtgtctctgtgtgtgtctgtgtgtgtgtgtgtgtgtgtctgtgtgtgtgtgtgtgtctgtgtgtgtgtctgtgtgtgtgtgtgtgtgtctgtgtgtatgtgtctctgtgtgtgtctgtgtgtgtgtgtgtctctgtgtgtatgtgtctctgtgtgtgtctgtgtgtgtgtgtgtgtgtctgtgtgtgtgtctgtgtgtgtgtctgtgtgtgtgtgtgtgtgtctgtgtgtgtgtgtgtctctgtgtgtgtgtgtgtgtctgtgtgtgtctgtgtgtgtgtgtgtgtgtgtgtgtgtgtgtgtgtgtgtgtctgtgtgtgtctctctctgtgtgtgtgtgtgtgtgtgtgtgtgtgtgtgtgtctgtgtgtgtgtgtgtgtctctgtgtgtatgtgtctctgtgtgtgtctgtgtgtgtgtgtctgtgtgtgtgtgtgtgtgtgtctctgtgtgtgtgtctctgtgtgtgtgtgtgtgtgtgtctctgtgtgtgtgtgtctgtgtgtgtgtctctgtgtgtgtgtgtgtgtctctgtgtgtgtgtgtgtgtgtctgtgtgtgtgtctgtgtgtgtgtgtgtgtgtctctgtgtgtgtgtctctgtgtgtgtgtgtgtgtgtctgtgtgtgtgtctctgtgtgtgtgtgtgtctctgtgtgtgtgtgtgtgtgtgtgtctgtgtgtgcgtgtgtctgtgtgtgtgtgtgtgtctgtctgtgtgtgtctgtgtgtctctgtgtgtatgtgtctctgtgtgtgtgtgtgtctgtgtgtgtgtgtgtctctgtgtgtgtgtgtctgtgtgtgtctgtgtgtctctgtgtgtgtgtgtctgtgtgtgtgtgcatgtgtgtgtgtgtgtgtgtgtgcgtgtgtctgtgtgtgtgtctgtgtgtgtgtgtgtgtctgtgtgtctctgtgtgtgtgtctctgtgtgtgtgtgtgtctgtgtgtgtgtgtgtctctgtgtgtgtgtgtctctgtgtgtctgtgtgtgtgtctgtgtgtgtgtctgtgtgtgtgtctctgtgtgtctgtgtgtgtgtatgtgtgtgtgtctgtgtgtgtgtctctgtgtgtgtgtgtgtctctgtgtgtgtgtctctgtgtgtgtgtgtgtgtgtgtgtgtgtgtctctgtgtgtgtgtctatgtgtgtgtgtgtgtgtgtgtgtgtctatgtgtgtgtgtgtgtgtgtctctgtgtgtgtgtgtgtgtgtgtgtgtgtctgtgtgtgtgtgtgcgtgtgtctgtgtctgtgtgtgtgtgtgtctgtgtatgtctgtgtgtgtgtgcgtgtgtgtgtgtgtgtctgtgtgtgtgtgtgtctgtgtgtgtgtgtgtgtctctgtgtgtctgtgtgtgtgtctgtgtgtgtgtgtctgtgtgtgtgtgtgtgtctctgtgtgtctgtgtgtgtgtctgtgtgtatgtgtgtgtgtgtctctgtgtgtgtgtgtgtgtgtgtctctgtgtgtgtgtgtgtgtgtgtgtgtgtgtgtctctgtgtgtttgtctctctgtgtgtgtgtgtgtgtgtgtgtgtctctgtgtgtgtgtctctgtgtgtgtgtgtgtgtgtgtgtgtgtgtctctgtgtgtgtgtgtctctgtgtgtgtgtgtgtgtctctgtgtgtgtgtgtgtgtctctgtgtgtgtgtgtgtctctgtgtgtgtgtgtgtgtgtctctgtgtgtgtgtgtctctgtgtgtgtgtgtgtgtctctgtgtgtgtgtctctgtgtgtgtgtgtgtctctgtgtgtgtgtgtgtgtctctgtgtgtctgtgtgtgtgtctctctgtctgtgtgtgtgtgtctctctgtgtgtgtgtgtctctgtgtgtgtgtgtgtgtgtgtctctctgtgtgtgtgtctctgtgtgtgtgtgtctctctgtgtgtgtgtgtctctgtgtgtgtgtgtgtgtgtgtctctgtgtgtgtgtgtgtgtctctgtgtgtgtgtgtctctgtgtctctgtgtctgtgtgtgtgtgtgtgtgtgtgtgtccctgtgtgtgtgtgtgtgtgtgtgtctctgtgtgtgtgtgtgtgtgtgtgtgtgtgtgtgtgtgtgtgtccctgtgtgtgtgtgtgtgtccctgtgtgtgtgtgtgtgtctctgtctgtgtgtgtgtgtctctgtgtgtgtgtgtctctgtctgtgtgtgtgtgtctctgtgtgtgtgtgtctctgtctgtgtgtgtgtgtctctgtgtgtgtgtgtctctgtctgtgtgtgtgtgtgtctctgtgtgtgtgtgtctctgtgtgtgtgtctctgtgtgtgtgtctctgtctgtgtgtgtgtctctgtgtgtgtgtctctgtgtgtgtgtgtgtgtgtgtgtgtgtctctgtgtgtgtgtgtctctgtgtgtgtgtgtgtgtctctgtgtgtgtgtctgtgtgtgtgtgtgtgtctctgtgtgtgtgtgtgtgtgtctctgtgtgtctgtgtgtgtgtctctctgtctgtgtgtgtgtgtctctctgtgtgtgtgtgtgtctctgtgtgtgtgtgtgtgtgtctctctgtgtgtgtgtgtctctgtgtgtgtgtgtgtctctgtgtgtgtgtgtgtgtgtctctgtgtgtgtgtgtctctgtgtgtgtgtgtgtgtctctgtgtgtgtgtctctgtgtgtgtgtgtgtgtctctgtgtgtgtgtgtgtgtctctgtgtgtctgtgtgtgtgtctctctgtctgtgtgtgtgtgtctctctgtgtgtgtgtgtctctgtgtgtgtgtgtgtgtgtgtctctctgtgtgtgtgtctctgtgtgtgtgtgtctctctgtgtgtgtgtgtctctgtgtgtgtgtgtgtgtgtgtctctgtgtgtgtgtgtgtgtctctgtgtgtgtgtgtctctgtgtctctgtgtctgtgtgtgtgtgtgtgtgtgtgtgtccctgtgtgtgtgtgtgtgtgtgtgtctctgtgtgtgtgtgtgtgtgtgtgtgtgtgtgtgtgtgtccctgtgtgtgtgtgtgtgtccctgtgtgtgtgtgtgtgtctctgtctgtgtgtgtgtgtctctgtgtgtgtgtgtctctgtctgtgtgtgtgtgtctctgtgtgtgtgtgtctctgtctgtgtgtgtgtgtgtctctgtgtgtgtgtgtctctgtctgtgtgtgtgtgtgtctctgtgtgtgtgtgtctctgtgtgtgtgtctctgtgtgtgtgtctctgtctgtgtgtgtgtctctgtgtgtgtgtctctgtgtgtgtgtgtgtgtgtgtgtgtgtctctgtgtgtgtgtgtctctgtgtgtgtgtgtgtgtctctgtgtgtgtgtctgtgtgtgtgtgtgtgtctctgtgtgtgtgtgtgtgtgtctctgtgtgtctgtgtgtgtgtctctctgtctgtgtgtgtgtgtctctctgtgtgtgtgtgtgtctctgtgtgtgtgtgtgtgtgtctctctgtgtgtgtgtgtctctgtgtgtgtgtgtgtctctgtgtgtgtgtgtgtgtgtctctgtgtgtgtgtgt is a genomic window containing:
- the LOC132968613 gene encoding phosphatidylinositol 4-phosphate 3-kinase C2 domain-containing subunit beta-like; amino-acid sequence: MNHNILLQERPIKQTVTREALTLLLDTFHNEAESFLLSEVELSLHVERLVQSVKALCSSLAAVETPDVTSALSQLPACPCRLQPKVLKDASVLAVRDNREKVVEKLTAAILDLVELYCSTFNANFHTTPQSQSCTAPVQEAGLVNNVLSFSVYAAHRIPITWAASYEGFFLSCSLTHGGAELCAPQHTSKQSVSKYLFHLVVWDQRVCFPVQINQLPRESQLTVTLYATSLPPPGGAEEKGKQRRSIEALGWVTMPLFNFRHVLTCGRKLLGLWPSTPGSGNARTSSPNFSQPDSVILQVRQEVSLCLFFSIRATRVHTA